The Solanum lycopersicum chromosome 9, SLM_r2.1 genome window below encodes:
- the EOL1 gene encoding ethylene-overproducer1-like protein, translating to MRTFFPSESCKETHLKSINPQSWLQVERGKLAKISSESASSIDSLIKVPEPPILPFFKPVDYVQVLAKIHEELESCSPQERSNLYLLQFQVFKGLGEVKLMRRSLRAAWSKASTVYEKLVFGAWLKYEKQDEELISDLLSSCGKCAKEFGAIDIASEMPAYKKLSSHGVITTNEDSCPRTVSFRIADEKIACDRQKIASLSAPFHTMLNGCFTESFCEEIDLSENNISPLAMRLINEFSSTGLLNEVSPDLLLEILVFANKFCCESLKDACDRKLASLISCRQDALELLECALEENSPVLAASCLQVFLRELPDSLKDSQVVELLSNTTRQQRSIMIGPASFSLYCLLSEVSMNLDPRSDESVRFLRTLVDSAETSQQKMVAYHRLGCVKFLREELDEAEQLFEAAFNLGHTYSVIGLARLGQIRGHKRWAYEKLGSVISSSIPLGWMYQESSLYCEGEKRWDDLEKATELDPTLTYPYMYRAASLMRKQNAQAALSEINRILGFKLALECLELRFCFYLALEDYQLAICDIQAILTLCPDYRVFEGRVAASQLRTLLREHVENWTEADCWLQLYDRWSSVDDIGSLSVIYQMLESDAAKGVLYFRQSLLLLRLNCPDAAMRSLQLARQHSSSEHERLVYEGWILYDTGHCEEGLQKAEESISIKRSFEAFFLKAYALADSSLDASCSSTVISLLEDALRCPSDRLRKGQALNNLGSVYVDCGKLDAAADCYINALKIRHTRAHQGLARVHFLRNDKVAAYDEMTKLIEKAKNNASAYEKRSEYCDRDRTKADLEMVTRLDPLRVYPYRYRAAVLMDNHKDKEAIEELSRAIAFKADLHLLHLRAAFHEHIGDVMGALRDCRAALSVDPKHQEMLELHSRVNSQEP from the exons ATGAGAACTTTTTTCCCTTCAGAGTCTTGTAAAGAAACACATCTGAAATCAATTAATCCTCAGTCATGGCTCCAAGTTGAAAGAGGGAAGCTTGCCAAAATTTCATCTGAATCTGCTTCTTCTAT AGATTCTTTGATCAAGGTCCCAGAACCACCAATTCTTCCATTCTTTAAACCTGTTGATTATGTTCAAGTTTTAGCAAAAATCCATGAAGAGCTTGAATCATGTTCCCCACAAGAGAGATCAAATCTCTATTTGCTGCAGTTTCAGGTCTTTAAGGGCCTCGGAGAAGTTAAATTAATGAGGAGAAGCCTTCGCGCAGCTTGGTCGAAAGCAAGTACAGTTTATGAAAAACTTGTATTTGGGGCGTGGTTGAAATACGAGAAGCAAGATGAAGAGCTCATCTCTGACTTGCTTTCTAGTTGTGGCAAGTGCGCAAAGGAGTTTGGAGCAATAGACATAGCATCTGAAATGCCTGCCTATAAGAAATTAAGTTCTCATGGAGTCATCACCACAAATGAGGATTCTTGTCCAAGAACTGTTTCTTTTAGAATTGCGGATGAGAAAATAGCATGTGACAGGCAGAAAATTGCCAGCCTTTCAGCTCCATTTCATACCATGCTCAATGGCTGTTTCACAGAATCATTTTGTGAGGAAATAGATTTGTCTGAAAACAATATTTCACCCCTGGCAATGAGATTGATCAATGAATTCAGCTCAACCGGTTTATTGAATGAAGTGTCCCCTGATCTGCTGTTGGAAATATTGGTATTTGCCAATAAGTTTTGTTGTGAAAGCCTCAAGGATGCTTGTGACCGAAAGCTCGCGTCTTTAATTTCATGTCGACAAGATGCTCTAGAACTCCTTGAATGTGCCCTTGAAGAGAACTCCCCTGTCCTTGCTGCGTCATGTTTGCAAGTATTTTTACGTGAACTCCCAGATTCTCTGAAAGACAGTCAAGTAGTTGAACTGTTAAGCAATACTACCAGGCAACAAAGGTCAATTATGATAGGTCCTGCCTCATTTTCACTCTATTGTTTGTTAAGTGAAGTTTCGATGAACCTTGATCCTAGATCAGATGAATCTGTTCGTTTTTTGAGAACACTGGTAGATTCAGCTGAAACCAGCCAACAGAAAATGGTCGCATATCATCGGTTAGGATGCGTTAAATTTCTTAGGGAAGAGCTTGATGAAGCTGAGCAACTGTTTGAGGCTGCTTTTAATTTGGGTCACACTTATTCAGTTATTGGTTTGGCTAGATTAGGTCAAATAAGGGGTCATAAACGCTGGGCATATGAGAAGCTCGGTTCTGTTATTTCTTCCTCAATTCCTCTTGGATGGATGTACCAAGAGAGCTCGCTATATTGTGAAGGAGAAAAGAGGTGGGATGACCTTGAAAAAGCAACTGAGCTTGATCCTACACTGACATACCCCTATATGTATCGAGCTGCATCCTTGATGAGGAAGCAAAATGCTCAAGCTGCTCTTTCAGAAATAAACAGAATCCTTGGATTCAAACTGGCATTGGAGTGCTTGGAACTCCGCTTTTGTTTTTACCTTGCTCTAGAGGATTACCAATTAGCAATATGTGATATACAGGCAATCCTCACACTTTGCCCAGATTATCGCGTGTTTGAAGGACGAGTTGCAGCATCGCAACTCCGTACTCTGCTGCGCGAGCATGTAGAGAATTGGACAGAAGCTGATTGTTGGCTGCAGTTGTATGATAGATGGTCGTCAGTTGATGATATTGGATCTCTTTCAGTAATATACCAGATGCTCGAGTCTGATGCAGCAAAAGGTGTTCTTTACTTCAGACAGTCCCTGCTTCTCCTCCG ATTGAATTGTCCAGATGCAGCCATGAGGAGTTTACAGTTGGCTCGCCAGCATTCATCTAGTGAACATGAACGTCTGGTTTATGAGGGATGGATCTTATATGATACTGGACACTGTGAAGAAGGTCTACAGAAAGCAGAAGAGTCCATTAGCATCAAGAGATCTTTTGAAGCATTCTTCCTGAAAGCGTATGCTTTAGCTGACTCTAGCCTTGATGCATCTTGTTCATCAACTGTCATATCACTTCTTGAGGATGCCTTGCGATGCCCTTCAGATAGGCTTCGCAAAGGTCAG GCCCTGAACAATCTTGGCAGTGTGTATGTCGACTGCGGTAAATTGGATGCTGCAGCTGATTGCTACATTAATGCCCTTAAAATCCGGCATACCCGGGCTCACCAAGGTCTTGCTCGTGTACATTTCTTGAGAAATGATAAGGTGGCTGCTTATGATGAAATGACCAAACTGATTGAGAAGGCCAAGAATAATGCATCTGCCTACGAGAAGAGATCAGAATACTGTGACCGTGACCGCACAAAGGCTGACCTAGAGATGGTCACTCGTCTAGATCCTCTTAGAGTTTACCCTTACAGATATCGAGCTGCAG TTCTGATGGACAACCACAAGGACAAGGAAGCCATTGAAGAACTTTCGAGGGCCATTGCATTTAAAGCCGATCTTCATCTTTTACACCTGCGAGCTGCTTTTCATGAGCATATAGGTGATGTTATGGGTGCATTGCGAGATTGTCGAGCTGCTCTCTCTGTCGACCCAAAACATCAAGAAATGTTGGAACTTCATAGTCGTGTGAACAGTCAAGAACCTTGA
- the LOC101265858 gene encoding protein TIFY 4B, with product MSLEQTVYKSPLDKPLYLLTDDDISQLTREDCRRFLKAKGMRKPSWNKSQAIQQVISLKALFETTPESDTGQRKKRHIPRPDTSLQRVQKETSIDAEFAESAEETVPYGRKPPNKPDLSGDKAASAVAVVNNLAPSRTTDSGNASSGQLTIFYCGKVNVYDDVPAEKAEAIMHLAASPLFVPSETPLDANRAAQHSECHLQAANVKLGQDSPMVFMPTMQTGKITEVTRLHLEESNTSYEDNPEAVNHVSRKALLERYREKRKDRFKRKMGMPSSASLDIYLNHRTINHTQSELSSRSNTCSPPAIRLSAAPAPSGSMDNILQMDANASGFLDDKDGKE from the exons ATGTCGCTGGAACAAACTGTTTACAAGTCTCCTCTGGACAAACCGCTTTACCTACTTACCGATGACGACATTTCTCAGCTCACTCGCGAAGATTGCCGACGTTTTCTTAAAGCTAAAG GAATGAGAAAGCCGTCATGGAATAAATCACAGGCGATTCAGCAGGTGATTTCACTGAAGGCGTTGTTTGAGACGACGCCGGAATCCGACACCGGTCAGCGGAAAAAGCGTCACATTCCTCGCCCGGACACTAGTTTACAGCGA GTCCAGAAAGAAACGAGTATCGATGCAGAATTTGCTGAATCGGCTGAAGAAACGGTGCCGTACGGTAGAAAACCTCCCAATAAACCTGATCTTTCCGGCGACAAAGCTGCAAGTGCTGTTGCCGTTGTCAATAACTTAGCTCCTTCTAG AACCACAGATTCAGGAAATGCATCATCAGGTCAATTGACAATCTTCTATTGTGGCAAGGTGAATGTGTATGATGATGTACCTGCTGAAAAG GCAGAAGCAATCATGCATCTTGCTGCAAGCCCACTCTTTGTCCCTTCAGAAACTCCATTGGATGCTAACAGAGCAGCTCAACATTCCGAATGCCATTTGCAAGCTGCAAATGTTAAACTGGGTCAAGATTCTCCTATGGTGTTCATGCCAACCATGCAAACAG GGAAAATAACTGAAGTTACTCGCCTGCATTTGGAGGAAAGCAACACTTCCTATGAAGACAATCCTG AAGCAGTGAACCACGTAAGCAGGAAAGCATTACTGGAAAGATATCGTGAGAAGCGGAAAGACAG GTTCAAGAGAAAGATGGGAATGCCTTCATCTGCTAGCTTGGACATCTATTTGAACCATCGAACCATAAATCATACCCAAAGCGAGCTCTCAAGTAGGAGCAACACTTGTTCCCCGCCCGCAATTAGATTATCTGCTGCGCCTGCTCCAAGTGGTTCAATGGATAACATTCTCCAAATGGATGCCAATGCTTCTGGTTTTCTCGACGACAAAG ATGGTAAAGAGTGA